In Silene latifolia isolate original U9 population chromosome 3, ASM4854445v1, whole genome shotgun sequence, a single window of DNA contains:
- the LOC141649679 gene encoding protein FAR1-RELATED SEQUENCE 8-like: protein MRYGKELSEKGDRNNRCSRSKRRCRWGSKSSPLRVQVVGVECITSSALGVIERDLRNMLNQERRRSRIQGDANALEERFIKLKEIDPDFYYAIQTDSKGMLVNVFWADGRCRAMAKVFGDAISYDATFLCNRYKMPFTPFVGVNHHGSTVVLASALISHEDAASFIWVFRRWLDCMGRPPSVIITDQCRGIGLAVKTVFPNTLHRLCLWHIMRNGFKNLGSFARFREIQADLRDVVYKSKDIDDFEASWQIFVDKYGIRRHSWIKEMYEKRESWVPLYWRHMFCAGNYENAIRVKVEEEERLNFA from the exons ATGCGGTACGGGAAAGAGTTGAGCGAGAAAGGAGACAGAAACAATAGATGTAGCAGGTCAAAGCGTCGTTGTCGTTGGGGTAGCAAGTCGTCGCCGTTGAGAGTGCAGGTCGTCGGCGTTGAGTGTATCACGTCGTCGGCATTGGGAG TCATTGAGCGTGATTTGAGGAACATGCTCAATCAAGAACGACGACGCAGTAGAATTCAAGGTGATGCTAATGCTCTTGAAGAAAGATTTATTAAGTTGAAAGAAATCGATCCCGATTTTTACTATGCAATCCAGACGGATTCAAAAGGGATGTTGGTTAATGTATTTTGGGCCGATGGACGTTGCAGGGCTATGGCAAAGGTATTTGGTGATGCGATTTCTTATGACGCTACGTTCCTTTGTAACAG GTACAAAATGCCGTTTACTCCGTTTGTTGGTGTAAATCATCACGGTAGTACTGTTGTACTTGCATCCGCTTTGATTTCACACGAGGACGCCGCAAGCTTTATTTGGGTGTTTAGGAGATGGTTAGACTGTATGGGTAGACCTCCTTCAGTTATAATCACCGATCAGTGTAGGGGGATTGGTTTGGCTGTGAAGACCGTATTTCCTAATACGCTACACCGTTTGTGTCTTTGGCACATAATGCGAAATGGTTTTAAGAATTTGGGGAGCTTTGCTAGGTTCCGTGAAATTCAGGCTGACCTAAGGGATGTGGTTTATAAGAGTAAGGACATCGATGATTTTGAGGCATCTTGGCAAATTTTTGTCGATAAATATGGGATACGACGGCATAGCTGGATCAAGGAGATGTATGAAAAAAGGGAGTCATGGGTTCCGTTGTATTGGAGGCACATGTTTTGCGCAG GCAACTACGAAAATGCCATACGAGTCAAGGTCGAGGAGGAAGAACGATTAAACTTTGCTTGA